The Oryzias latipes chromosome 16, ASM223467v1 genome includes a region encoding these proteins:
- the tshz1 gene encoding teashirt homolog 1 yields MPRRKQQEPRRSAAYMPEDELKAADHDEEEHLQDDGLSLDGQDAEFLCNEEEEDVDGGQPPSYRDSPLSNGTNPDAGYGSPLSDASDRLADFKSPSYRDGQEREGAALPSPFRPSNGLSFQDSLARMNAVYANLISEASWSSLTMDIMKSKSAAAGSGNGAPNSAEPVSTASASTTTTINKSSGGSVANSHHNGRSSSSTVNHTSNVSATNGTAASSVSSHSASSSSGSSSGAASNGSGITYDWHQAALAKTLQQTPYHLLPEPSLFSTVQLYRQNNKLYGSVFTGASKFRCKDCSAAYDTLVGLTVHMNETGHYRDDNKDKDEDQGKRWSKPRKRSLMEMEGKEDAQKVLKCMYCGHSFESLQDLSVHMIKTKHYQKVPLKEPVPALATKLVPTSAKKRAIQDALASPCSPDSVHVGSGVGSIPLSDAGKDTKATANPYVTPNNRYGYQNGASYTWQFEARKAQILKCMECGSSHDTLQQLTAHMMVTGHFLKVTNSASKKGKQLVFDPVVEEKIQSIPLPPTTTRLPVPSSVKSQPVSPALSSASEEKREGGDEEKVESCEPVDKKIKEEKDDASEKSENDITSYKYLREEDLEEAPKEGLDILKSLENTVSSAISKAQTGAPTWGGYPSIHAAYQLQGAMKSSATVLPPTVQSVQMQPMFNSGLRGLVSDPNSVIQSPHSPSSPTPLRSNVTAMEELVEKVTGKGATVKKEKEEKVVSMERCRPPSLGKSPSPALREQLPSPNDLSVGKPSGLRSSSPGSVDSDLICKKEPKESPVDGHNSHSKNGSDACQSPVTNGCNSLGIITDHSPESPFVNPLSALQSIMNTHLGKASKPINPSADPLSMLYKISNSMMDKPAFNAIPQGKPAEPINHYQLYENNDQPIDLSKNKSNTNSSSKSNTSVLVSNSSVNGNKPLVSPPESVSSPLRENALMDISDMVKNLTGRLTPKSSTPSSISEKSDADGSTFEDALEDLSPVQKRKGRQSNWNPQHLLILQAQFASSLRETPEGRYAMTDLGPQERVHICKFTGLSMTTISHWLANVKYQLRRTGGTKFLKNMDSCQPVFLCSDCASQFRTPSSYISHLESHLGFSLKDLSKLSAEHLREQQAASKVITDKMTFGSPLSALSTPEDDTGSVYQCRLCNRTFVSKHAVKLHLSKTHGKSPEDHLVFVTALEKLEKLDKMEKV; encoded by the coding sequence CGTACATGCCCGAGGATGAGCTCAAGGCAGCCGATCACGACGAGGAGGAGCACCTTCAGGATGACGGCCTATCATTAGACGGTCAGGACGCCGAGTTCCTGTGcaacgaggaagaggaggatgtggATGGAGGCCAGCCGCCTAGCTACAGAGACTCCCCGCTCAGTAACGGCACTAACCCTGATGCTGGATATGGATCTCCGCTCAGCGACGCCAGTGACCGACTTGCAGACTTTAAGAGCCCCTCCTACAGGGATGGTCAGGAGAGGGAAGGCGCTGCACTTCCCTCTCCCTTCCGTCCCAGTAACGGCCTGTCCTTCCAGGACAGTCTGGCACGGATGAACGCTGTCTATGCAAACCTCATTTCAGAGGCCTCTTGGTCAAGCCTCACCATGGACATCATGAAGTCTAAGTCTGCTGCAGCTGGCAGTGGCAATGGTGCCCCAAACTCTGCAGAGCCTGTTTCTACTGCCTCTGCCTCTACAACAACCACCATTAACAAGAGCAGTGGTGGCAGCGTGGCTAACAGTCACCACAATGGCAGGAGCTCCTCCTCCACTGTCAACCACACAAGCAACGTGAGTGCCACTAATGGCACTGCAGCTAGCTCTGTTAGCAGCCACAGTGCCTCCAGCAGCAGTGGGAGCAGCAGTGGTGCAGCCAGTAACGGTAGCGGAATCACTTATGACTGGCACCAAGCGGCACTTGCCAAAACCCTTCAGCAGACCCCATACCACCTTTTACCTGAGCCCAGCCTCTTCAGCACGGTGCAGCTCTACCGGCAGAACAACAAGCTGTATGGCTCTGTCTTTACTGGTGCAAGCAAGTTTCGCTGCAAAGACTGCAGCGCTGCCTACGACACACTGGTGGGTCTGACGGTCCACATGAACGAGACAGGCCACTATCGAGATGACAACAAGGACAAAGACGAGGATCAGGGCAAGCGCTGGTCCAAGCCACGCAAGCGCTCCTTGATGGAGATGGAAGGGAAGGAGGATGCTCAGAAGGTGCTGAAGTGCATGTACTGTGGTCACTCTTTTGAGTCCCTGCAAGATCTCAGCGTTCATATGATCAAGACCAAGCATTACCAGAAAGTGCCTCTAAAAGAACCAGTGCCAGCCTTGGCTACAAAGTTGGTGCCAACGTCAGCTAAAAAACGCGCTATTCAAGACGCTCTAGCTTCGCCCTGCTCCCCAGACTCTGTCCACGTTGGCAGCGGTGTCGGCAGCATTCCTCTGAGCGACGCAGGCAAAGACACGAAAGCTACTGCTAATCCCTACGTGACTCCGAACAATCGATATGGCTACCAAAACGGTGCGAGCTATACATGGCAGTTTGAGGCACGGAAAGCTCAGATACTCAAATGCATGGAGTGTGGGAGCTCACACGACACACTCCAACAGCTAACTGCCCACATGATGGTCACAGGGCACTTTTTGAAGGTTACAAACTCTGCATCTAAGAAGGGCAAACAGCTAGTCTTTGATCCAGTGGTGGAAGAGAAGATCCAGTCTATTCCATTACCACCAACCACAACCAGACTCCCAGTTCCTAGTAGTGTTAAGTCCCAACCAGTGTCCCCggccctctcctctgcatcaGAGGAAAAAAGGGAAGGGGGGGACGAGGAAAAAGTTGAAAGCTGTGAGCCAGtggataaaaaaatcaaagaggaAAAGGATGACGCAAGTGAGAAATCGGAGAATGATATCACGTCATATAAATACCTCAGAGAAGAAGATCTCGAGGAGGCACCGAAAGAAGGTTTGGACATTCTGAAATCTCTTGAAAACACAGTATCCAGTGCCATCAGCAAGGCCCAGACAGGCGCACCCACATGGGGGGGCTACCCCAGCATTCATGCCGCCTACCAATTGCAGGGGGCCATGAAGAGCTCTGCCACTGTTCTGCCCCCAACCGTCCAAAGTGTTCAGATGCAGCCAATGTTCAACAGTGGGCTACGAGGTCTTGTGAGTGACCCCAACTCTGTCATCCAGTCCCCTCATAGCCCTTCTTCTCCTACACCCCTGAGGAGCAATGTCACTGCCATGGAGGAGCTTGTGGAGAAAGTGACGGGCAAAGGTGCCACCGTCAAGAAGGAAAAAGAGGAGAAGGTGGTGAGCATGGAACGATGCAGGCCTCCATCATTAGGCAAGTCTCCTTCTCCTGCACTGAGAGAGCAGCTACCGTCTCCCAACGATCTTTCTGTAGGAAAACCATCTGGTTTGAGAAGTAGCAGCCCCGGAAGTGTGGATTCAGATCTAATCTGTAAGAAGGAACCCAAAGAGAGTCCTGTAGATGGCCACAACAGTCACTCTAAGAATGGTTCTGATGCATGCCAATCCCCTGTAACCAATGGCTGTAACAGTCTCGGCATCATCACAGATCACTCACCTGAAAGCCCTTTCGTcaaccctctcagtgcactcCAGTCGATCATGAACACGCACCTGGGGAAGGCGTCCAAGCCCATAAACCCAAGTGCAGATCCTCTGTCTATGCTGTATAAAATCAGCAACAGCATGATGGATAAACCCGCTTTTAATGCCATTCCTCAGGGCAAACCAGCTGAGCCCATCAACCACTACCAGCTGTACGAAAACAACGATCAGCCTATAGATCTAAGTAAAAATAAGtctaacactaacagcagcagtaAAAGCAACACCAGCGTGCTGGTGAGCAACAGCAGTGTAAACGGCAACAAACCCCTAGTTTCCCCGCCTGAGTCTGTCTCCTCTCCTCTGCGAGAGAACGCTCTGATGGATATTTCTGACATGGTGAAGAACCTCACAGGTAGGCTGACGCCCAAGTCTTCAACGCCCTCCTCCATTTCGGAGAAGTCAGATGCTGATGGCAGCACGTTCGAGGACGCTTTGGAGGACCTCTCACCGGTGCAGAAGAGGAAAGGGAGGCAGTCCAACTGGAATCCGCAGCATCTCCTCATCCTGCAGGCTCAGTTTGCCTCAAGCTTAAGGGAGACTCCCGAGGGCCGCTACGCCATGACTGATCTGGGCCCTCAGGAGAGGGTCCATATCTGTAAATTTACAGGCCTCTCCATGACCACCATATCTCACTGGCTGGCTAACGTCAAATACCAGCTGAGACGGACTGGGGGCACCAAGTTCCTGAAGAACATGGACTCGTGCCAGCCTGTGTTCCTCTGTAGTGACTGTGCCTCCCAGTTCAGGACTCCCTCCTCCTACATCAGCCACCTGGAGTCTCACCTGGGCTTCAGTTTGAAGGACCTGTCCAAGCTGTCAGCTGAGCACCTACGGGAGCAGCAGGCTGCCTCAAAGGTGATCACAGACAAAATGACATTCGGCAGCCCCCTGTCAGCCTTGTCCACGCCGGAGGACGACACAGGCTCGGTGTACCAGTGCAGACTCTGCAACCGGACATTCGTCAGCAAGCACGCAGTCAAACTGCACCTCAGCAAGACCCATGGCAAGTCTCCAGAGGACCACCTGGTTTTTGTCACCGCTCTGGAGAAACTGGAGAAGCTGGACAAAATGGAGAAAGTTTAA